In Triticum urartu cultivar G1812 unplaced genomic scaffold, Tu2.1 TuUngrouped_contig_2855, whole genome shotgun sequence, a single genomic region encodes these proteins:
- the LOC125527073 gene encoding pentatricopeptide repeat-containing protein At2g16880-like yields MPTLLAAYLPRLTASHHPRVLAVAASNPALASPESLLAYRSFLSPPSCLPSLLPLLPVLPYRHLFPLLLSFVPLDPLRHLHRHLLGHLPSTPLADAALCAYSRLRLPHLAAQLLHSLRRRIRVRPSLQAANAVLSALARSPSTSPQASLDAFRSLIALRLHPNHYTFNLLVHTHCSKGTLADALATLSTMQGFGLSPDAVTYNTLLHAHCRKGMLGEARTLLARMKKEGITPTRPTYNTLVSAYAKLGWIKQATKVLEAMTANGLEPDLWTYNVLIAGLCQAEKVDEAFRLKDEMERLGTLLPDVVTYNTLADACFKWRCSSDALRLLEEMREKGVKPTLVTHNIVIKGLCKDGELEEALGCFKKMADEGLAPDVITYNTLIDAYCKAGNVAKAFALMDEMVGRGLKLDTFTLNTVLYNLCKEKRYEEAQGLLQSPSQRGFVPDEVSYGTVMAAYFNEYNPEPALRLWDEMIQRKLTPTISTYNTLIKGLGRMGRLKEAIDKLNELMEKGLVPDDTTYNIVIHAYCKEGDLENAFQFHNKMVENSFKPDVVTCNTLMNGLCLQGKLDKAMKLFDSWVEKGKKVDVITYNTLIHAMCKNGDVDAALHFLADMEVRGLQPDAFTYNVVLSALSEAGRPEEAHSMLHKLSESGKLSQSFSSPLLKPSSVDETESGKDHEGNTEEETGGNPQDSALEAYTKRVNELCTGGQFKEAKAILDEMMQKGMSVDSSTYITLMEGLIKRQKRQTHAAG; encoded by the coding sequence ATGCCCACCCTCCTGGCCGCCTACCTCCCGCGCCTCACCGCCTCCCACCACCCGCGCGTGCTCGCCGTCGCGGCCTCCAACCCGGCGCTCGCCTCGCCGGAGTCGCTCCTCGCCTACCGCAGCTTCCTCTCGCCGCCCTCCTGCCTGCCCTCCCTCCTCCCGCTCCTCCCCGTCCTCCCCTACCGCCACCTCTTCCCGCTGCTCCTCTCCTTCGTCCCGCTCGACCCGCTCCGCCACCTCCACCGGCACCTCCTCGGCCACCTCCCCTCGACCCCTCTCGCCGACGCCGCGCTCtgcgcctactcccgcctccgcCTCCCCCACCTCGCCGCCCAGCTCCTccactccctccgccgccgcatcCGCGTCCGCCCCTCCCTCCAGGCCGCCAACGCCGTCCTCTCCGCGCTCGCGCGCAGCCCCTCCACCTCCCCGCAGGCCTCCCTGGACGCCTTCCGCTCCCTCATCGCGCTCCGCCTCCACCCCAACCACTACACCTTCAACCTCCTCGTGCACACCCACTGCTCCAAGGGCACCCTCGCCGACGCCCTCGCCACGCTCTCCACCATGCAAGGGTTCGGCCTCTCCCCCGACGCCGTCACCTACAACACGCTCCTCCACGCGCACTGCCGGAAAGGCATGCTCGGTGAGGCGAGGACTCTGCTGGCGAGAATGAAGAAAGAGGGGATCACGCCCACGCGGCCGACGTACAATACCCTTGTGTCGGCTTACGCGAAGCTGGGGTGGATTAAGCAGGCGACCAAGGTCTTGGAGGCCATGACGGCCAACGGGCTGGAGCCTGACCTGTGGACGTACAATGTGCTTATCGCTGGGCTGTGCCAGGCAGAGAAGGTGGATGAGGCGTTTAGGCTGAAGGATGAGATGGAGCGGCTCGGCACTTTGTTGCCTGATGTAGTGACCTACAATACACTCGCTGATGCGTGCTTTAAGTGGAGGTGTTCGTCTGATGCACTGAGGCTGCTCGAGGAAATGCGTGAGAAGGGGGTGAAGCCGACTTTGGTCACACATAACATTGTTATCAAGGGGCTTTGCAAGGATGGGGAATTGGAGGAGGCGTTGGGGTGTTTCAAGAAGATGGCAGATGAAGGTTTAGCACCAGATGTGATCACGTATAATACGTTGATTGATGCATACTGCAAGGCTGGCAATGTCGCCAAAGCATTTGCACTAATGGATGAGATGGTCGGTAGGGGACTCAAATTGGACACCTTCACGCTTAATACCGTGCTATATAATCTGTGCAAGGAGAAGCGTTATGAAGAGGCTCAAGGGCTGCTACAATCTCCATCCCAAAGGGGTTTTGTGCCCGATGAAGTCAGCTATGGCACAGTGATGGCAGCCTACTTCAACGAGTATAATCCGGAGCCTGCTCTGCGTCTGTGGGATGAGATGATTCAGAGGAAGTTGACACCAACTATTTCGACTTACAACACATTGATCAAGGGGCTTGGCAGAATGGGGAGGTTGAAAGAGGCGATTGATAAGTTGAATGAGCTCATGGAGAAGGGGTTGGTACCAGATGACACCACGTACAATATCGTCATCCATGCCTACTGCAAGGAAGGGGACTTGGAGAATGCCTTCCAGTTCCACAACAAGATGGTGGAAAATTCCTTTAAGCCAGATGTTGTTACTTGCAACACTTTGATGAATGGACTGTGTCTGCAGGGGAAGCTTGACAAAGCAATGAAGCTCTTTGACTCATGGGTAGAGAAAGGGAAGAAGGTTGATGTTATCACATATAACACCCTAATACATGCTATGTGCAAAAATGGGGATGTTGATGCTGCTTTGCATTTTCTCGCTGATATGGAGGTCAGAGGATTGCAGCCTGACGCGTTTACCTACAATGTTGTGTTATCTGCACTATCTGAAGCAGGGAGACCAGAAGAAGCGCATAGTATGCTGCATAAGTTATCTGAGAGTGGAAAATTGTCTCAAAGCTTTTCTTCTCCCCTCTTGAAGCCTTCTTCTGTAGATGAAACAGAGTCAGGGAAGGATCACGAGGGTAATACTGAGGAAGAAACTGGTGGAAATCCACAAGATAGTGCTCTGGAGGCCTACACAAAACGCGTAAATGAGCTATGCACCGGTGGGCAATTCAAAGAAGCTAAGGCCATTTTGGATGAGATGATGCAAAAGGGAATGTCTGTTGACAGTTCAACGTATATAACTTTGATGGAAGGGCTTATCAAGAGGCAGAAAAGGCAAACACATGCAGCTGGGTAG